In one window of Gemmatimonadota bacterium DNA:
- a CDS encoding epoxide hydrolase: protein VARLQGPWPIPSDRTIDVPVGYAAFPKEILRPPRPQAARTYTDIRQWTPMEKGGHFAAMEQPDALAHDILKFLRCLRRSD from the coding sequence ATGTCGCCCGACTACAGGGTCCGTGGCCGATCCCGAGCGACCGAACGATTGACGTGCCCGTCGGCTACGCGGCATTCCCGAAAGAGATCCTGCGGCCACCGCGACCCCAGGCCGCCAGGACATACACCGACATCCGCCAGTGGACGCCCATGGAAAAAGGCGGCCACTTCGCCGCCATGGAGCAACCCGACGCTCTGGCCCACGACATCCTGAAATTCTTGCGCTGTCTTCGCAGAAGTGATTAG